A window from Chaetodon trifascialis isolate fChaTrf1 chromosome 5, fChaTrf1.hap1, whole genome shotgun sequence encodes these proteins:
- the ppp2r2ba gene encoding serine/threonine-protein phosphatase 2A 55 kDa regulatory subunit B beta isoform isoform X2 — MEEESDTRKINNSFLRDHNYATEADIISTVEFNSSGELLATGDKGGRVVVFQREQESKSQPQRRGEYNVYSTFQSHEPEFDYLKSLEIEEKINKIKWLPQQNAAYFLLSTNDKTVKLWKISERDKRPEGYNLKDEDGRIRNPSTITSLRVPVLQPMDLMVEATARRVFSNAHTYHINSISVNSDLQTFISTDDLRVNLWNLEITDRSFNIVDIKPANMEELTEVITSAEFHPQQCHTFAYSSSKGSIRLCDMRQAALCDKHCKYFEEPEDPSTRSFFSEIISSISDVKFSHNGRYLMTRDYLTVKVWDLQMENKPLETYQVHDYLRGKLCSLYENDCIFDKFECVWNGSDSVIMTGSYNNFFRMFDRNTKRDVTLEASRENSKPRAILKPRKVCVGGKRRKDEISVDSLDFSKKILHTTWHPHENIIAVAATNNLYIFQDKVN, encoded by the exons ATGGAGGAAGAGAGTGACACCCGGAAAATCAACAACAGCTTCCTTCGCGACCACAACTATGCAACCGAAG CTGACATTATCTCAACGGTCGAGTTTAACTCATCGGGGGAGCTGTTGGCCACCGGGGATAAAGGAGGCAGAGTGGTTGTCTTCCAGAGGGAGCAGGAG AGTAAGAGTCAGCCCCAGCGTAGAGGGGAGTACAATGTTTACAGCACATTCCAGAGCCACGAGCCAGAGTTTGACTACCTGAAGAGCTTGGAGATTGAGGAGAAGATCAACAAGATCAAATGGCTTCCTCAGCAGAACGCCGCCTACTTCCTGCTATCCACCAATG ACAAGACAGTGAAGCTGTGGaaaatcagtgagagagacaagCGTCCGGAGGGCTACAACCTGAAGGACGAGGATGGACGAATCAGAAACCCGTCGACCATCACCTCGCTACGG GTGCCAGTTCTTCAGCCTATGGACTTGATGGTCGAGGCTACAGCCAGGCGTGTATTCAGCAATGCCCACACCTACCACATCAACTCCATCTCTGTCAACTCCGACCTTCAGACGTTCATCTCCACTGACGACCTCAGGGTGAACCTGTGGAACCTGGAGATCACTGATCGCAGCTTCA acaTTGTGGACATCAAGCCAGCCAACATGGAGGAGCTGACGGAGGTGATCACCTCAGCAGAGTTTCATCCCCAGCAGTGTCACACCTTTgcctacagcagcagcaagggcTCAATACGTCTGTGTGACATGAGACAGGCCGCGCTCTGCgacaaacactgcaaat ACTTTGAGGAGCCAGAGGATCCCTCCACTCGCTCCTTTTTCTCTGAAATCATCTCATCCATCTCTGACGTGAAGTTCAGCCACAACGGGCGCTACCTGATGACAAGGGACTACCTCACTGTCAAGGTGTGGGACCTTCAGATGGAGAACAAACCACTGGAGACGTACCAG gttcACGACTATTTACGAGGCAAACTTTGTTCTCTGTATGAGAATGACTGCATCTTTGACAAGTTTGAGTGTGTCTGGAATGGATCAGACAG cgtCATAATGACCGGCTCCTATAACAATTTCTTCCGAATGTTTGACCGGAACACTAAACGTGACGTCACACTGGAGGCATCCAGGGAGAACAGCAAACCCAGAGCCATTCTTAAGCCTCGCAAG GTGTGTGTAGGTGGGAAGCGTCGTAAGGATGAGATCAGTGTAGACAGCCTTGACTTCAGCAAGAAGATCCTTCACACTACGTGGCACCCACATGAGAACATCATCGCTGTAGCGGCCACCAACAACCTATACATCTTCCAAGACAAGGTCAACTAA
- the ppp2r2ba gene encoding serine/threonine-protein phosphatase 2A 55 kDa regulatory subunit B beta isoform isoform X1, with protein sequence MKCFSRYLPYLFRPPSTILSSTCHTEADIISTVEFNSSGELLATGDKGGRVVVFQREQESKSQPQRRGEYNVYSTFQSHEPEFDYLKSLEIEEKINKIKWLPQQNAAYFLLSTNDKTVKLWKISERDKRPEGYNLKDEDGRIRNPSTITSLRVPVLQPMDLMVEATARRVFSNAHTYHINSISVNSDLQTFISTDDLRVNLWNLEITDRSFNIVDIKPANMEELTEVITSAEFHPQQCHTFAYSSSKGSIRLCDMRQAALCDKHCKYFEEPEDPSTRSFFSEIISSISDVKFSHNGRYLMTRDYLTVKVWDLQMENKPLETYQVHDYLRGKLCSLYENDCIFDKFECVWNGSDSVIMTGSYNNFFRMFDRNTKRDVTLEASRENSKPRAILKPRKVCVGGKRRKDEISVDSLDFSKKILHTTWHPHENIIAVAATNNLYIFQDKVN encoded by the exons CTGACATTATCTCAACGGTCGAGTTTAACTCATCGGGGGAGCTGTTGGCCACCGGGGATAAAGGAGGCAGAGTGGTTGTCTTCCAGAGGGAGCAGGAG AGTAAGAGTCAGCCCCAGCGTAGAGGGGAGTACAATGTTTACAGCACATTCCAGAGCCACGAGCCAGAGTTTGACTACCTGAAGAGCTTGGAGATTGAGGAGAAGATCAACAAGATCAAATGGCTTCCTCAGCAGAACGCCGCCTACTTCCTGCTATCCACCAATG ACAAGACAGTGAAGCTGTGGaaaatcagtgagagagacaagCGTCCGGAGGGCTACAACCTGAAGGACGAGGATGGACGAATCAGAAACCCGTCGACCATCACCTCGCTACGG GTGCCAGTTCTTCAGCCTATGGACTTGATGGTCGAGGCTACAGCCAGGCGTGTATTCAGCAATGCCCACACCTACCACATCAACTCCATCTCTGTCAACTCCGACCTTCAGACGTTCATCTCCACTGACGACCTCAGGGTGAACCTGTGGAACCTGGAGATCACTGATCGCAGCTTCA acaTTGTGGACATCAAGCCAGCCAACATGGAGGAGCTGACGGAGGTGATCACCTCAGCAGAGTTTCATCCCCAGCAGTGTCACACCTTTgcctacagcagcagcaagggcTCAATACGTCTGTGTGACATGAGACAGGCCGCGCTCTGCgacaaacactgcaaat ACTTTGAGGAGCCAGAGGATCCCTCCACTCGCTCCTTTTTCTCTGAAATCATCTCATCCATCTCTGACGTGAAGTTCAGCCACAACGGGCGCTACCTGATGACAAGGGACTACCTCACTGTCAAGGTGTGGGACCTTCAGATGGAGAACAAACCACTGGAGACGTACCAG gttcACGACTATTTACGAGGCAAACTTTGTTCTCTGTATGAGAATGACTGCATCTTTGACAAGTTTGAGTGTGTCTGGAATGGATCAGACAG cgtCATAATGACCGGCTCCTATAACAATTTCTTCCGAATGTTTGACCGGAACACTAAACGTGACGTCACACTGGAGGCATCCAGGGAGAACAGCAAACCCAGAGCCATTCTTAAGCCTCGCAAG GTGTGTGTAGGTGGGAAGCGTCGTAAGGATGAGATCAGTGTAGACAGCCTTGACTTCAGCAAGAAGATCCTTCACACTACGTGGCACCCACATGAGAACATCATCGCTGTAGCGGCCACCAACAACCTATACATCTTCCAAGACAAGGTCAACTAA